From Sceloporus undulatus isolate JIND9_A2432 ecotype Alabama chromosome 6, SceUnd_v1.1, whole genome shotgun sequence, one genomic window encodes:
- the THNSL1 gene encoding threonine synthase-like 1 gives MFHGIRNRNLKLLTEIMICDAHFKLFFSRSFALAWKPWMSMHNLLGNKNIVLMGPPGSGKTTVGKIIGQKLDASFIDVDDDILETTWNMSVAEKLKEVGSEQFLEEEGKALLNLSVSGSVVSLSGSNPMNAAGMEHVKKNGIVVYLDVPSPHIKDRLQLMKVDRIVGQGPGTSIKDILEFRKQFYRKWHDVRVLCEDGITAEAVADKVLHAVKWYQDSESEGFISTRSLRDSKKSEQNNSTKYFSDAVVEGLAPDGGLFVPEMGLPKFTSGEWQNLLGATYTERAQIILERCIHPVDVPASQLWEMVETAYGQNFTCTKIAPVRHLTGNQFLLELFHGPTASFKDLALQLMPHLFAYCIPKSCNYLILVATSGDTGSAVLDGFSRLKETDKQRIAVITFFPQDGVSQIQKLQMISCQEANTKAVGVKSDFDFCQSAIKQIFTNSDYTGYLTMEYGTTLSAANSINWARLLPQVVYHASAYLNLVEQGTISFGNPVDVCIPTGNFGNILAAMYAKMMGIPIRKCICASNQNNVLTEFIRTGLYSLKGRELMQSFSPAVDILKSSNLERHLHWIANGDGQLVTQLFSCLENQHYFQLQGELLRKLQQDLVADWCSEEDCLAAIHSVFSTTGYIMDTHTAIAKVVADRLQDKTCPVIISSTAHYSKFAPAVLQALRIGEIKQTPLSQLHLLNSYNPLPPVHRGLLETLKKNEKQNYEICAADMNAFMKHIEALIQNHFMRVF, from the coding sequence atgttTCACGGGATTCGGAATAGGAATCTGAAACTACTGACTGAAATCATGATTTGTGATGCAcatttcaagttgtttttttcaAGAAGTTTTGCACTTGCCTGGAAGCCATGGATGTCAATGCATAATCTTCTTGGAAACAAGAATATTGTCCTTATGGGACCGCCTGGTTCTGGGAAAACTACAGTAGGAAAGATAATAGGGCAGAAATTGGATGCTTCTTTCATAGATGTGGATGATGACATTCTTGAAACAACCTGGAATATGAGTGTGGCAGAAAAACTGAAGGAAGTTGGTAGTGAGCAATTtttagaagaggaaggaaaagctcTGTTAAATCTTTCAGTGTCTGGAAGTGTAGTTTCTCTTTCTGGGTCTAACCCAATGAATGCTGCTGGTATGGAGCAtgtgaagaaaaatgggattGTAGTGTATTTGGACGTACCCTCACCACACATAAAGGATCGGCTGCAGTTAATGAAAGTGGATCGTATTGTAGGACAGGGTCCGGGAACTTCAATCAAAGACATACTTGAGTTTAGGAAGCAGTTTTACAGGAAGTGGCACGATGTACGTGTTCTCTGTGAAGATGGAATTACAGCAGAGGCTGTAGCTGACAAAGTGCTTCATGCAGTTAAGTGGTACCAAGATTCAGAATCAGAAGGCTTCATTTCAACCAGGAGTCTACGAGACAGTAAAAAATCTGAGCAAAATAATTCTACTAAATATTTCAGTGATGCTGTGGTTGAGGGCCTGGCACCTGATGGTGGACTCTTTGTTCCTGAGATGGGACTTCCAAAATTCACTTCTGGAGAATGGCAAAATTTATTAGGGGCAACCTATACTGAAAGAGCTCAGATAATATTGGAAAGGTGCATACACCCAGTTGATGTTCCTGCTTCCCAGTTGTGGGAAATGGTTGAGACTGCATATGGACAAAATTTTACATGTACTAAAATTGCTCCTGTTAGGCATCTGACAGGCAATCAGTTCCTTCTGGAGCTGTTTCATGGACCAACAGCTTCATTTAAGGATTTGGCATTACAGTTGATGCCTCATCTTTTTGCATACTGCATCCCCAAAAGCTGCAATTATTTGATCCTAGTAGCTACTTCAGGTGACACAGGAAGTGCAGTCTTAGATGGTTTTAGTCGGCTTAAGGAGACGGATAAGCAACGGATTGCTGTGATCACTTTCTTTCCCCAAGATGGAGTTAGCCAGATACAGAAATTGCAGATGATCAGCTGCCAGGAAGCCAATACAAAAGCAGTAGGTGTCAAATCTGATTTTGATTTCTGCCAGTCAGCCATTAAGCAAATATTTACCAATTCAGATTATACCGGCTACCTCACAATGGAATATGGGACAACCTTAAGTGCAGCAAACTCTATAAACTGGGCACGCTTGCTTCCCCAAGTGGTTTATCATGCTTCTGCCTACCTGAACCTTGTTGAGCAAGGTACCATTTCTTTTGGGAACCCTGTGGATGTCTGTATTCCCACGGGAAACTTTGGCAATATATTAGCAGCAATGTATGCAAAAATGATGGGAATTCCCATACGGAAATGTATCTGTGCCTCCAATCAAAACAATGTTTTGACTGAGTTTATAAGGACAGGCTTGTACAGCTTAAAGGGGAGAGAATTAATGCAAAGTTTCTCCCCAGCAGTGGACATTTTGAAGTCTTCCAACCTTGAACGGCATTTGCACTGGATTGCTAATGGAGATGGACAGCTGGTGACACAATTGTTTAgctgtctggaaaatcagcactACTTCCAGTTGCAGGGAGAGCTCCTTAGAAAGCTTCAGCAGGACTTGGTGGCTGACTGGTGCTCTGAAGAGGACTGCCTGGCTGCCATTCACTCTGTGTTCAGTACTACAGGATACATTATGGACACACATACAGCCATTGCAAAAGTAGTTGCAGATCGACTGCAAGATAAAACTTGTCCTGTGATCATTAGTTCAACTGCTCATTATTCCAAGTTTGCACCTGCTGTTCTACAGGCCTTGAGGATTGGTGAAATAAAACAGACGCCATTAAGCCAGCTTCACTTATTAAACTCGTATAACCCTTTGCCTCCAGTCCATAGGGGCCTGTTAGAGACActgaaaaagaatgagaaacagAACTATGAGATCTGTGCTGCAGACATGAATGCCTTTATGAAACACATTGAAGCCTTAATACAAAACCACTTCATGAGGGTTTTCTAA